The following are from one region of the Pelagibius sp. CAU 1746 genome:
- the gmk gene encoding guanylate kinase → MVDTDIKRRGLMLVLSSPSGAGKTTISRRLLETDDNLSLSISATTRPARPGEVEGKDYYFVDQNRFDAMVAGGEMLEYAQVFGNNYGTPRAPVESALEAGRDVLFDIDWQGTQQVREAAREDLVSVFILPPSTEELERRLYARAQDSEEVVRARMAKAADEMSHWAEYDYIIINDDVDRSVEQVEAILTAERLKRERRIGLGAFVKGLQTGS, encoded by the coding sequence ATGGTCGATACCGACATAAAGCGGCGGGGATTGATGCTCGTGCTTTCCTCGCCTTCGGGCGCCGGCAAGACCACGATTTCGCGGCGTCTTCTCGAAACCGACGACAACCTCTCGCTCTCGATCTCGGCGACGACGCGTCCGGCACGGCCGGGCGAGGTGGAGGGCAAGGATTACTATTTTGTCGATCAGAACCGCTTCGACGCAATGGTCGCCGGCGGAGAGATGCTGGAATACGCCCAGGTCTTCGGCAACAACTATGGCACGCCGCGCGCGCCGGTGGAGAGCGCGTTGGAAGCCGGCCGCGACGTGCTGTTCGACATCGATTGGCAGGGCACGCAGCAGGTGCGTGAGGCCGCGCGCGAGGATCTGGTGAGTGTCTTCATCCTGCCGCCCTCGACCGAGGAGTTGGAGCGCCGTCTCTATGCGCGCGCGCAGGATAGCGAGGAGGTGGTGCGGGCCCGCATGGCCAAGGCCGCCGACGAGATGAGCCACTGGGCCGAGTACGACTACATCATCATCAACGACGACGTGGACAGGAGCGTCGAGCAGGTCGAGGCGATTCTCACCGCCGAACGCCTGAAGCGCGAACGCCGCATCGGCCTCGGCGCTTTCGTCAAAGGACTTCAGACCGGCAGCTAG